The DNA sequence GGTAAGATACTTCGGGCAGGGGGCGTAATCAGAATTAACGTTGCCGGCATAACCCAAACGGCAGAGACATGAGCCGCACAACTTGCGGGGTCCCCTGTAAACCCCGGCAAAAAAATGCGTACCAAAGCGCGTGATCTCAACGGCTTGCTGCCGTCTTCTACCGATGCGTCCGCCTCGTTTGGACAACTCAACGAGCACGCGCGGGAAAATTTAAAGCATCTCGATGATGGCTTATTCAGGCACTGGTGCCTCGGCAGAAACATCATCTTAAATTGGTGCCCAAGCGCATCGGGCATCGACGTGCTCGTGGTGCCCCATTATCTGATCGCGACCTTTGCAACGACTCACCCATCGATTCCCGAACAAGAAGCGCCATTGCACCCTAAGGCGCCTCCCGCAGGTGGCTCCGCAGAGAATTTCGTTCGAAACCTGATAACAGGGACGCGGCAGGCAAGTAGCGAGACGCTCGCCCACATAGCAGAGCTATTTGAAATTAAACCAACCCATATCAAACTCCCATTCCCTCTCAACGAAGGGGTCCTCGATGTGGATCTCATCGATGAGGTTATCAGGCGTTATAGCTTCAGCTTCGTAGAGAACCGTGCCGTTGCCTTGTTTGATATTCCGGAGTTCACTCTATATGAAGCGTTCGATCAAATGACCCAGTTAAATAGTCTCGCCTACTCTGCCAATTCCGCACACAGCAAACTGCTGAATAAAAAAATCACCATGGATTTTACCCGTTCGACCACTGGTGATGGATTCTATATATGGAATCGGGATAGCAGCATCCAGGGAAACATGAACCTGTATCACTTTATGCACCTGATTCTCGCTGATAACGCGATTGCAAGAAGCAAAGCGAAGGGAAACACAACACCCGTATTAAAGACGGCTTTTCATATCGCGAGCGACTACGAGTTTTACCAAGCAGAAGGGCTACACCCGACGATGTATAACTACATTGTCGGTGACGTGACGATAGAACTTGCGCGCATGGTCGAATACGCGTTGCCGGGTCAAATCTTGGTCGGAGATTTTCAGACCACGATTCCGGAATCAGATGCGCCAGAGGCGAATCTAATAACTATCAACACCATAAGCTTCATTGACAAACTGCAAGAAAGTCTAACGAAACTTCGCGGGATTGAATTGTCGGGGGAGAAGATCGAATCAATCAAATGTTATCTAACTGGCGAACGCGGTCGAAATGGAGAATTTAAGATCAGCAAGTATAAAATAACGGATAAGCATGGCATGACGAGAAATGTCTATAACGCGAAGATTAATATCTATCGCAGAGGTGGCGAGCCTATCTTTCTGGGGATACAAGAAAAAGACGTAGCGCGCTCTCGCATTGCTAAGAGCGCCCAAAGTTAGGCCCATTCCAAGGCACGATCGTTTTTAGAGGCGCCAATGCGGCGTTCTTGCCACTGAGGCCCACTAATCTTAAATTAAGAGTAGTTCAAGCAAACGCCCCTAGATACCTCAAAAACCAAGAAATTCATCGGGCAGCCCGCTAGGGCGAGTGGGGCAAGGCTAGCGTTTTGGTCATCCCCCGCGACGGCCATCGCGAGCATTAACAGTTCGCTTACTGGTCGAATTTTGACCAGCAGGTCCAGGCAGGGAGAGGGCAATTCACACGGACGTTAAGAACACCCTATTAATCGACTAACCCGTTCTGTACGGCGTAACGGATGAGTTCGGTATTGTTCTTAAGTTTCATCTTCTGAAGAAGGCGTGTCCGGTACGTGCTGACGGTCTTGGGACTCAAACTGAGCTCGGAAGCGATCTCATTTACGCTCTTTCCTGATCCAAGCATGCAAAATACCTGATGCTCACGGTCGGACAACGTCTCATGTGGCGGTTTTAACGCATCAGGCCCCAATTCGGACGCAAGTTGCTCCGCAAGAGACGGGGTCACGTACTTTCCCCCTCCGTACACCCGTCGGATCGCATTGGCTAACTCTTCAGGGGAATGATCTTTAGTCAGGTATCCGGCGGCACCGGCCCTGAGCGCACGCACTGCGTAGTGATCCTCCGGGTGCACGCTCAAGACCAATATACGTAGCTCGGGGGCCTCCACCCTCAGGCGGCGCATAACATCCAGAAAACCGGGCCCCGGCATAGAAACATCGAGTAAAAGCACGTCAACTTCAGTCGATTGACTCTTTGTGAGCGCCTCATCACCATTGACTGCTTCGCTAACAACACGCATGTCACGGCATTCCGCAACGATGCGCTTCAGCCCCTCACGCACGATCGGGTGATCATCAGCTATAAGAAGACGAATCATAGTACCTCCACTAATCACATTATGGCGTAAACGGCATCCGAAGCGAGACCAAGGTGCCACCTTCCGGC is a window from the Gammaproteobacteria bacterium genome containing:
- a CDS encoding response regulator transcription factor, which produces MIRLLIADDHPIVREGLKRIVAECRDMRVVSEAVNGDEALTKSQSTEVDVLLLDVSMPGPGFLDVMRRLRVEAPELRILVLSVHPEDHYAVRALRAGAAGYLTKDHSPEELANAIRRVYGGGKYVTPSLAEQLASELGPDALKPPHETLSDREHQVFCMLGSGKSVNEIASELSLSPKTVSTYRTRLLQKMKLKNNTELIRYAVQNGLVD